A region from the Mycolicibacterium phlei genome encodes:
- a CDS encoding cytochrome P450, which yields MTKPKLVFNPVAPEYFQNPYEIYRRMRDEAPIYYNEEEDFYAITRHADVAAAFKDYEGFSSAYGCDLAMVRSGEVPQRSIIFMDPPDHRHMRSLLNKAFTPRAIQSQRETVEELIDHYLSQADPDNFDVVQDFSGPFPVEVITRMAGVPEEFRQQVRHWIDTSLERLPGQIEMSERNMQANIESGMYYYSLVQERRKNPQDDMISRLIAAEIPDENGGMRKLDDIEITGFATLLGGAGAETVTKLLGSAVVVFAEHPDQWQMLRENRDLIPDAVEELLRYVGPVQYNVRYSLKEVELPSGTVPAHKPVFLMGAAANRDPRAFTNAETFDITRDRTEAQNLGFGYGIHSCLGAALARMESAIALDRLLDFMPRYEVDFDGLERVTMQNVAGYHHVPVRVLK from the coding sequence ATGACCAAGCCCAAGCTGGTGTTCAACCCGGTCGCTCCGGAGTACTTCCAGAACCCGTACGAGATCTACCGCCGGATGCGCGACGAGGCTCCGATCTACTACAACGAGGAAGAGGACTTCTACGCGATCACCCGGCACGCCGACGTGGCCGCGGCGTTCAAGGACTACGAGGGGTTCTCCTCCGCGTACGGCTGCGACCTGGCGATGGTGCGCTCGGGCGAGGTGCCGCAGCGGTCGATCATCTTCATGGACCCGCCGGACCACCGGCACATGCGCAGCCTGCTGAACAAGGCGTTCACGCCGCGGGCGATCCAGTCACAGCGCGAGACGGTCGAGGAGCTCATCGACCACTACCTGTCGCAGGCCGACCCGGACAACTTCGATGTGGTGCAGGACTTCTCCGGACCGTTCCCGGTCGAGGTGATCACCCGGATGGCCGGCGTCCCCGAGGAGTTCCGCCAGCAGGTGCGGCACTGGATCGACACCAGCCTGGAGCGTCTGCCGGGCCAGATCGAGATGTCCGAGCGCAACATGCAGGCCAACATCGAGTCGGGCATGTACTACTACAGCCTGGTTCAGGAGCGCCGCAAGAACCCGCAGGACGACATGATCAGCCGGCTGATCGCCGCGGAGATCCCCGACGAGAACGGCGGCATGCGCAAGCTCGACGACATCGAGATCACCGGTTTCGCAACGCTTCTCGGCGGAGCGGGCGCGGAGACGGTGACCAAGCTGCTCGGCAGCGCGGTGGTGGTGTTCGCCGAGCACCCGGACCAGTGGCAGATGCTGCGCGAAAACCGTGATCTGATCCCCGACGCGGTCGAGGAGCTGCTGCGCTACGTGGGTCCGGTGCAGTACAACGTGCGCTACAGCCTCAAGGAGGTCGAGCTGCCCAGCGGCACGGTGCCCGCGCACAAGCCGGTGTTCCTGATGGGCGCGGCGGCCAACCGCGACCCGCGGGCGTTCACCAACGCCGAGACGTTCGACATCACCCGCGACCGCACCGAGGCCCAGAACCTCGGCTTCGGCTACGGCATCCACAGCTGCCTGGGCGCCGCCCTGGCCCGGATGGAGAGCGCGATCGCCCTGGATCGGCTGCTGGACTTCATGCCGCGCTACGAGGTCGATTTCGACGGCCTGGAGCGGGTGACGATGCAGAACGTCGCGGGCTACCACCACGTTCCGGTCCGGGTACTGAAGTAA
- a CDS encoding NAD(P)-dependent oxidoreductase, with protein sequence MRVGFIGLGSQGGPMARRIVEGGFETTLWARRAASLEPYADTAAKTAGSPAELGAASDLVCLCVVGDDDVREVLYGDNGVLAGMSSGGVIAIHSTVHPDTCREVAEAAGKKGVAVIDAPVSGGGPAVEEGKLLVMVGGDEEVVQRCRPVFETYADPIVHLGPLGSGQVTKILNNLLFTANLGAALSTLDLGEALGIPRVRLAEVLNGGSATSKALGSIAIFGGTVEGLAPIAGALLQKDVRHAATIAASSDIPEGTVFTVADTALHNMEFPR encoded by the coding sequence ATGCGCGTCGGATTCATCGGACTGGGTAGCCAGGGCGGGCCCATGGCGCGCCGGATCGTCGAGGGCGGTTTCGAGACGACGTTGTGGGCGCGCCGGGCGGCCAGCCTCGAACCGTACGCCGACACCGCGGCCAAGACGGCGGGCTCGCCTGCCGAACTGGGGGCGGCCAGCGACCTGGTGTGCCTGTGTGTGGTCGGCGACGACGACGTCCGCGAGGTGCTCTACGGCGACAACGGCGTGCTGGCCGGCATGTCGTCCGGGGGCGTCATCGCGATCCACAGCACCGTGCATCCCGACACCTGCCGCGAGGTCGCCGAGGCCGCCGGCAAGAAGGGGGTGGCGGTGATCGACGCGCCGGTCAGCGGCGGCGGGCCCGCCGTCGAGGAGGGCAAGCTGCTGGTGATGGTCGGCGGCGACGAGGAGGTCGTGCAGCGCTGCCGCCCGGTGTTCGAGACCTACGCCGACCCGATCGTGCATCTGGGCCCGCTGGGCAGCGGCCAGGTCACCAAGATCCTCAACAACCTGCTGTTCACCGCGAATCTCGGCGCGGCGCTGAGCACGCTGGATCTCGGCGAGGCCCTCGGTATCCCGCGGGTGCGGCTGGCCGAGGTGCTCAACGGCGGTTCGGCGACCAGCAAGGCGCTGGGCAGCATCGCGATCTTCGGCGGCACCGTCGAGGGTCTAGCCCCGATCGCCGGGGCGCTGCTGCAGAAGGACGTCCGCCACGCCGCCACCATCGCGGCCAGCAGCGACATCCCCGAGGGGACGGTGTTCACGGTGGCCGACACGGCGCTGCACAACATGGAGTTCCCCCGATGA
- a CDS encoding NAD(P)-dependent oxidoreductase has product MRVGFVGAGRMGAPMVRRLVDAGHDVRVLGRSEEKSEAIRELGARPVATLAEVADGADVVIVCVFTDEQVRQVCLADGLVAALAPEATLVIHTTGSPRTAQSIAECGVRVVDAPVSGGPHNIAAGEVTLFVGGDDATVAAVRPVLAAYGEPILHVGALGSGQAVKLVNNSLFAAQIGLLRTAVDLGARLGVEEARLLSAITHGSGSSRVGKLLAGRGSVSGFVADVGEFIGKDVAVVRQVAAELGSTLGLLDDVIDAGIRP; this is encoded by the coding sequence ATGCGGGTCGGGTTCGTCGGCGCGGGCCGGATGGGCGCGCCGATGGTGCGCCGTCTGGTCGACGCCGGCCACGACGTGCGGGTGCTCGGACGCAGCGAGGAGAAGTCCGAAGCGATCCGCGAGCTCGGCGCCCGCCCGGTGGCCACGCTGGCCGAGGTGGCCGACGGCGCCGATGTGGTGATCGTCTGCGTGTTCACCGACGAACAGGTGCGGCAGGTCTGTCTGGCCGACGGGCTGGTCGCGGCGCTGGCACCGGAGGCCACCCTGGTCATCCACACCACCGGCAGCCCACGCACCGCGCAGTCGATCGCCGAATGCGGTGTGCGGGTGGTCGACGCGCCGGTCAGCGGCGGTCCGCACAACATCGCCGCAGGTGAGGTGACGCTGTTCGTGGGCGGCGACGACGCCACCGTCGCCGCGGTACGCCCGGTGCTGGCCGCCTACGGTGAGCCGATCCTGCACGTCGGCGCGCTGGGCTCGGGGCAGGCGGTCAAGCTGGTCAACAACAGCCTGTTCGCCGCGCAGATCGGCCTGCTGCGCACCGCCGTCGACCTCGGTGCTCGGCTCGGGGTCGAGGAGGCACGGCTGTTGTCGGCGATCACGCACGGCAGCGGGTCCAGCCGGGTCGGCAAGTTGCTCGCCGGACGGGGTTCGGTGTCCGGGTTCGTCGCCGACGTCGGCGAGTTCATCGGCAAGGACGTCGCCGTCGTCCGGCAGGTCGCCGCCGAGCTGGGCAGCACGCTCGGGTTGCTCGACGACGTCATCGATGCTGGAATCCGGCCCTAA
- a CDS encoding alpha/beta fold hydrolase produces the protein MSEVKVRPRVVLVDGVPMSGLIAAAAEPTAVVVAIHGGASTAAYFDCPGHPELSLLRTGPALGFTVVAIDRPGYGSSAPYPEVMERPEQRVALAYGAVDAMLGDKPRGAGLFLLGHSAGCELAVRMAADEKADSAPVLGVSLAGTGLRYADAAVDIIKNTTATRRPSGLRDLLWQPADAYPPEVLSGLTNSSSGAPYESEVTKYWPRRDFPEQAARVRVPVQFTVAEHERVWRTDPAALADIEALFTAAPRFERTDQPGAGHNLSLSLAGADYHRKVLSFAAGCVDGADRNTQQKVEGQ, from the coding sequence ATGAGCGAGGTCAAGGTCCGCCCGCGCGTCGTCCTCGTCGACGGCGTTCCGATGTCGGGGCTGATCGCCGCCGCCGCCGAGCCCACCGCCGTCGTCGTCGCCATCCACGGCGGGGCAAGCACCGCAGCGTATTTCGACTGCCCGGGCCACCCCGAGCTGTCCCTGCTGCGCACCGGGCCCGCGCTGGGCTTCACGGTGGTGGCGATCGACCGGCCCGGCTACGGCAGCTCGGCGCCGTACCCGGAGGTGATGGAGCGCCCGGAGCAGCGGGTGGCGCTGGCGTACGGGGCCGTCGACGCGATGCTCGGCGACAAGCCGCGCGGCGCCGGACTGTTCCTGCTGGGACACTCCGCGGGCTGCGAGCTTGCGGTGCGCATGGCCGCCGACGAAAAGGCGGACAGCGCACCGGTTCTCGGCGTGAGCCTGGCTGGTACCGGGCTGCGCTACGCCGACGCCGCGGTCGACATCATCAAGAACACCACCGCCACCCGGCGGCCCTCGGGGCTGCGTGATCTGCTGTGGCAGCCCGCCGACGCGTATCCGCCGGAGGTGCTGTCGGGGCTGACGAACTCGTCGTCGGGCGCGCCGTACGAGTCCGAGGTGACGAAGTACTGGCCGCGCCGCGATTTCCCGGAGCAGGCGGCCAGGGTCCGGGTTCCCGTGCAGTTCACCGTCGCCGAACACGAACGGGTGTGGCGCACCGACCCGGCGGCGCTGGCCGACATCGAGGCCCTGTTCACCGCGGCGCCGCGCTTCGAACGCACCGACCAGCCGGGTGCGGGCCACAATCTCTCGCTGTCACTGGCCGGGGCGGACTACCACCGCAAGGTGCTGTCGTTCGCCGCGGGCTGCGTCGACGGCGCTGATCGGAACACTCAACAGAAAGTGGAGGGCCAGTGA